The DNA sequence TCATCTTTCGATTTTGCAGAAACCTGTGTTTTTGATAAACAGTCGCCTGAGCCTTTTCACTGCGGCCCACTTGCGTGGGCGCCCCTTATTCCGAAGTTACGGGGCCAATTTGCCGAGTTCCTTAACTACCCTTCTCCCGTTGGCCTTAGAATTCTCTTCCTATCTACCTGTGTCGGTTTGCGGTACGGGCGCCTCAGATATACCAATAAGCTTTTCTTGCCCTGTTCCATCTATACTTCCCTACTCTAATTTCGGTCCCTTACGCCCGGGGCAACCATCGCCCAGGTTATAGACTTCTCAGGTGTCACTTATCTTAAATCTTTTGGCGGCTACGGATTATCCACCGTATGTGCATCGACTACGCCTTTCGGCCTCGCCTTAGCTCCCGGCTTACCTGGAGCGGACGAACCTTCCTCCAGAAACCTTAGATTTTCGGCCAATATGATTCTCACACATTTCTCGCTACTCATTCCGGCATTCTCACTTCTGTACAGTCCACAAGCGCTTTCGCTCTCATTTCGCCCCGTACAGAACGCTCTCCTACCATGCATTGCTGCATCCCAAGCTTCGGTACACGATTTAGCCCCGTTAAATTTTCGGCGCAGGGTCACTCGACCAGTGAGCTATTACGCACTCTTTTAATGTATGGCTGCTTCTGAGCCAACATCCTGGTTGTCTGTGCAACCCCACATCCTTTTCCACTTAACCGTGTTTTGGGACCTTAGCTGTGGGTCTGGGCTGTTTCCCTTTTGACGACGAAACTTATCTCCCGCCGTCTGACTCCTGTACATCAATTATCCGGCATTCTGAGTTTGATAGGTCTTGGTAACCTTTCGGTCCCTTAACCATTCAGTGCTTTACCTCCGGTAATCTAATACAAGGCTAGCCCTAAAGCTATTTCGGAGAGAACCAGCTATCTCCGGGTTCGATTGGAATTTCTCCGCTACCCACATCTCATCCGCTACCATTTCAACGGGAGTCGGTTCGGTCCTCCATGGAGTTTTACCTCCACTTCAACCTGGACATGGGTAGGTCACCCGGTTTCGGGTCAAATACAACTGACTTCATACGCCCTATTCAGACTTGCTCTCGCTACGGCTCCGGACCTAAAGTCCTTAACCTTGCCAGTTACATTTACTCGCCGGACCATTCTACAAAAGGTACCCGATCACCCTTTGACGGGCTTTCGGTGCTTGTAAGCACAAGGTTTCAGGTTCTATTTCACTCCCCTCCCGGGGTGCTTTTCACCTTTCCTTCACAGTACTATTCTCTATCGGTCACTGAGTAGTATTTAGGCTTGGAGGGTGGTCCCCCCATCTTCCCACCGGATTTCTCGTGTCCGGCGGTACTCTGGATCCAGCTGGCTGTTTCCCCTTTTCACTTACGTGGCTCTCACACTCTTTGACTGGCCTTCCCAGACCATTCAGCTAAGGTTTCACATGCGTATTGCTGTCCGAACCCCGCAAGTATTGCTACCTGCGGTTTGGCCTCTTCCGCGTTCGCTCGCCACTACTAGCAGAATCTCATTTTGATGTCTCTTCCTCGCCCTACTTAGATGTTTCAGTTCAGGCGGTTCCCCCTGTACAGCTATGTATTGACTGTACAGTGACTGGATATGACTCCAGCCGGATTGCTCCATTCGGATGTCTCCGGATCAAAGCCTGCTTACGGCTCCCCGAAGCTTTTCGCAGTTTGCTGCGTCCTTCATCGGCTCTCAGTGCCAAGGCATTCCCCTTGCGCTCTTTGTAGCTTGACCATGTGTTCTTTTGGTTCTCAGTTTAAAACTCGTAAAATTGCAAAATTGTAGTAATTTTTCTAACTTTACTTGATATCGTTTTTCGCATTCTTTTCTTTATTCAGTTTTCAATGTACAGCTGCGGGTTTCCCCGTCTGGTGGGCTTAAGTGGACTCGAACCACCGACCTCACGCTTATCAGGCGTGCGCTCTAACCGGCTGAGCTATAAGCCCATTTCCCGGCTTTCCGGTTCTCACCAGAAGCCCATGGTGGAGATAAACGGGATCGAACCGTTGACCTCCTGCTTGCAAAGCAGGCGCTCTCCCAGCTGAGCTATACCCCCATACTGGTGGCTTTTCCCGTCCACCATCTTCTGAAAGTCTTGCATCGCAAGGCCTTCAAAATTAAACAACGATTGACAAGCTTTTAATCCGACCGACCTAGGATTTCGAGCAGCTTGTTTCATCTGCTCTGTTCTCCATAGAAAGGAGGTGATCCAGCCGCACCTTCTGATACGGCTACCTTGTTACGACTTCACCCCAGTCGCCAATCCTACCTTCGGCAGCGTCCTCCTTGCGGTTAGACTACTGACTTCGGGTATTACCGGCTCCCATGGTGTGACGGGCGGTGTGTACAAGGCCCGGGAACGTATTCACCGCGGCATTATGATCCGCGATTACTAGCAATTCCAACTTCATGCAGGCGGGTTTCAGCCTGCAATCCGAACTGAGACCGCTTTTTGAGGTTCGCTCCACCTCGCGGTATCGCTTCTCTCTGTTAACGGCCATTGTAGTACGTGTGTAGCCCAGGTCATAAGGGGCATGATGATTTGACGTCGTCCCCACCTTCCTCCGTTTTGTCAACGGCAGTCCTGCTAGAGTGCTCTTGCGTAGCAACTAACAGTAAGGGTTGCGCTCGTTGCGGGACTTAACCCAACATCTCACGACACGAGCTGACGACAACCATGCACCACCTGTCTCAACTTTCCCCGAAGGGCACCTAATGCATCTCTGCTTCGTTAGTTGGATGTCAAGACCTGGTAAGGTTCTTCGCGTTGCTTCGAATTAAACCACATACTCCACTGCTTGTGCGGGCCCCCGTCAATTCCTTTGAGTTTCAACCTTGCGGTCGTACTCCCCAGGTGGATTACTTATTGTGTTAACTCCGGCACGGAAGGGGTCAGACCCCCCACACCTAGTAATCATCGTTTACAGCATGGACTACCAGGGTATCTAATCCTGTTTGCTACCCATGCTTTCGTGCTTCAGCGTCAGTTAAAGCCCAGTAGGTCGCCTTCGCCACTGGTGTTCCTCCCGATCTCTACGCATTTCACCGCTACACCGGGAATTCCACCTACCTCTACTTCACTCAAGCCAAACAGTTTCAATTGCAGGCTATGGGTTAAGCCCATAGTTTTCACAGCTGACTTGCTTGGCCGCCTACGCACCCTTTACACCCAGTAAATCCGGACAACGCTCGCTCCCTACGTATTACCGCGGCTGCTGGCACGTAGTTAGCCGGAGCTTGCTGCCTAGGTACCGTCATTATCGTCCCTAGGTACAAAAGTTTACAATCCGAAGACCGTCTTCCTTCACGCGGCGTTGCTGCATCAGAGTTTCCTCCATTGTGCAATATCCCCCACTGCTGCCTCCCGTAGGAGTCTGGGCCGTGTCTCAGTCCCAATGTGGCCGTTCAACCTCTCAGTCCGGCTACCGATCGTCGCCATGGTGGGCTATTATCTCACCATCTAGCTAATCGGACGCGAGTCCATCTTTCAGCAGATTGCTCCTTTGATTTTCCGTCCATGTGAACAGAAAATGTCATGCGGTATTAGTGTCCGTTTCCAGACATTATCCCCCTCTGAAAGGCAGGTTCCTCACGCGTTACTCACCCGTCCGCCACTAAACTTTCTACCGAAGCAAAAAGTTTCGTTCGACTTGCATGTGTTAGGCACGCCGCCAGCGTTCGTCCTGAGCCAGGATCAAACTCTCTAAAATATGATATCTAAACGCCTTTCGGCATCCAAATCTACTCTAGAGCTTTTGTAGCTCGTTTTGATACGCTTGCGTATCGTTTTGCTGTTTTTTTACGAGTCAGCTTCTCGTCATTCCTCTCGGAATCTTTCGGGTCCGTTACTTGTCATCGTTGTTTAATTTTCAAGGTCCTGCGCCGCCTCAATTTCAGCTCCCTTAGGCCTTAGCCCCGGGCGCCTCTCTCGCGGCGACTCATATATAATACCACTGCTTTCTCCCTTTGTCAACTACTTTTTTCATCTTTTTTTGCTTTTTTTTAAAAAGCGCGTTTATGCCCGTTTTTCAGCCGTTTTTTGCATAAGTCAGCTGAATGCTTATTCCACGCTGTGCTTCCGCGGTGCTGTAGTGCATTCCATCATAATAAAGCTTTTTTCCGCCAGGCAGTGCACGGTTCGCCGCTGCCACACAAGATTGAAAGAAATACGGCATACTATTAAAGAGCTCATCTACTGTCTGCCGGTATGGCAGATGTTCCCCTAAATGCAGTGCCAGCACCGTCCTGCCGCTGGCTGCTGCCTGTGCCAAAGCTGTCGCCAGCTTTTTTTTGCTGTTGTTGTCCAAACTGGTCAGCTGCACCGCGCGTGCCTGATAATAGTTCGCATCCATGGAAGAGGCGCTCGGCATCGGCAGGTTGCTGTCGGCCGCATTGTTCCCGTTTGATGGACAAATGGTATGGTCCTGCCGTATCAGCGTATCCGTTAAATTGAAATAATCATAGGTACGCACGCTGCTGTCCATCCATGTGCCGTCAAAGTGATACCACTTCCCGCCGATGCGAATCAGGTTCCAAATATGTGCCGCACCTTTGGAGCTGCCATTGACCAGCCGGCAGGAGAGTCCCGCTTCCGCACACAAAAGCTGCATGGCACGGGCATAGCCGTCACAAACTGCTTTGCCTTTTACGAGGGCACCATAAGAAGTATAGTCCTGCCAGTCCTGTTCCTTGCCTGCAGAAGAATTCGCGTAGCTGCAGCGGTCCGCCAGCGCCTGATAAATGTTTTCTTCCCGTTCCAGTTCGCTTTGTTTGGCGGAAGTGCCGGCCATTGCCCTTATCACAGCTGTCTGCAGCTGTTTCTGCATACTGCTGCAGACTGTTGGTGAAACACGGCTGTACAGCTGCACACTGGTTGCAGTGAAAGAGTAAGTATAGGTATATTGATTAGAAACCCAAAACATCTGTGGATTATCATTAAAAAATGCCATCACTGTCAGCTGTGTATCTTTGTCCGAAAGCTGTGTGTACAGGACAGCAGGCTGCAGCGGATAGCCATTCTTTTCTTTTTGGTCTGCAATCTTTCCGGCACAGGCCAGCATCTGCTGGTACAGCCGGCGGCAGCTGTCACTGGGCAGGCCGTTGTAATCTCCCCGCTGTGACACCAGCGTACAGCTTTGTCCCGCTGCCGCTGAAGAAACCGTCTGGACCGGTGGAATAGATACACTGTCTGTTTCCGGAAGTGCACATCCCGTCAAGCAGGCAAGTGCCAGCGTCAGTGCCAGAAAACATACAGGCTTTTTCCTCATGCTTCTGTCCCCACTTCCTATTCTGTCAACTTCACCATTATACCTGCTTTCAGTCTCTTTGCCTATACAATAAGGAGGAAAAAATTTTTTCCTTTTTTATAGGCAAAAAAATCCGGCCCGTGCAGCTGCACATACGGCCGGATTCCTGTATCTTTTATTCTTCTTCTGTTTCCATAGCAGGACGGTACGCATGCAGCTGCAGAACCACCGCCGTAACATCGTCGTCATGGCCGTCACTGCGGCGGGCCACGGCACCCGCAACAATTGCCTCCGCCAATTCCTGCGGTGTTTTGGCATCCCCCGGAGCTGCCAGCAAATCACATATCCATTTTGTTCCCGCACACAGGGCACCATCACTGAGCATCACCAGCAGGTCACTGTCCCCCAGTTCTTCCTGTGCGCAGTGAAACTGCGCTGTTTCCAGAATGCCAACGGGCAGACCGGGTGCGTCCACCGGATAAACCTTTCCCTGTCGACAGACAAAGCTCATGGCGGCGCCGGCCTTGCAGAACTGAATAATGCCAGTATACAGGTCCGCACTGACAAGGTCTACCGTAGCCGTGGATTCGTCACCAGATTTCACTCCCATGGCTGTGTTGACAATCTGCAGTGCGCTGTCAAATCCAATTCCTGCTTCTATTAGCTGTGTCAGCAAATCCGAAACCATCACGCCATCCACTGCCGCACGGCCACCGGCTCCCATGCCGTCACTTAAAATGCAGATGTACCGGCCAGTGCCGTCCTCAAAGCAGCGGGTGCTGTCCCCGCACAGCATATTATCCCCACAGTTATGTCGGGCACTGGCCGCAATGACACGGAACTGCGGCCGTTCACAAAAGACAAGTCGCCATGCCGTTTGTGTCCGGCTGATGCTCGGTTGTGAAAAAGTCCGCCCGCATACTTTGGAAATCTCACGCGTCAATTCCGCTTTGTTGACCTGTATGCCCTGTCCCCGCACAATCATTGCTTCAATTGTCATGCGCTCAAATCGATCCACTCTGCAGCTGACATCCAGCGGCTGCAAAGAAAACTCATACAGTACTTCTGATACCAAACTGGCGCTTGTGCTGTCGCTGTGCTCGAACAGCTCAAATTCCGATGCCATTTCTTCTAATATTGTACGCACGACGGAAAACTGCTGAACCAGCCGTCGGCGGTTTTGTGAAGCCTGTGTACGGCTGTACA is a window from the Caproicibacterium lactatifermentans genome containing:
- a CDS encoding transglutaminase domain-containing protein; protein product: MRKKPVCFLALTLALACLTGCALPETDSVSIPPVQTVSSAAAGQSCTLVSQRGDYNGLPSDSCRRLYQQMLACAGKIADQKEKNGYPLQPAVLYTQLSDKDTQLTVMAFFNDNPQMFWVSNQYTYTYSFTATSVQLYSRVSPTVCSSMQKQLQTAVIRAMAGTSAKQSELEREENIYQALADRCSYANSSAGKEQDWQDYTSYGALVKGKAVCDGYARAMQLLCAEAGLSCRLVNGSSKGAAHIWNLIRIGGKWYHFDGTWMDSSVRTYDYFNLTDTLIRQDHTICPSNGNNAADSNLPMPSASSMDANYYQARAVQLTSLDNNSKKKLATALAQAAASGRTVLALHLGEHLPYRQTVDELFNSMPYFFQSCVAAANRALPGGKKLYYDGMHYSTAEAQRGISIQLTYAKNG